TCTCTGGGGTTCGAGTTGAGCTGCCGCAGTGCTCGGAGTAACCGGTTGTGTAAGTGATGCTTCTCTGCAGAAACTCACTGATTGCAAGATCGAGGGTTTCTTAATAACATCTACTTAATTTTCGGAATACATTATTTAAGCACAAAAGTATATAAGCATCACATTTAAACTCAgctgtaatataaaaaaattaaagtgtTGCAgtttcttaaattttacacATCAAAGTGTAGGAAATGTAATCaaaaaccagaaaaaaaaactttatttaCGATTGTCGATGCAGTGAAGGCAGCACACTCTTGTTATTCTTTTGATCTCGTTGATTTTATGAATTTCAAATCAACTGAATTGTTTAGCCGGGGAGGAGCTTTGTTGTCGGCGATTTACATCCCTGTCGGTTGGCATGCGATTATTTGATGTACTAGGCACATTGCAAATGCGTTTATTTTCCTACAACTCTCGCAATAGCACACAGATTCCCTTTGTACCAGAAAACAAATCCTTTCtatcattttgaaaaaaaaaacttatttgaattgaatcatGTATGAAATCACTCGTTGAATTCCATTCCAACGACTATTTGGTGCTCAAATCAAACGTTTGCTACAGTCAAAATAACAGACGAGATCTACATTTTCGTTCGAATTCAGCCCCACCGAAAACCAATGCGTCCCTATTTGTGGTGCTTCGCAATACCGCAATTTTCCTCATTTACAACCCTACTGAAACACGTGAACCGGATACGCTGCTGCGTAGCAACGCATGCCACAAAACCAATAAGCGTTTGATCGGTGATGAAGAGCCGGCAAATACTTTCAGTGGCGCTTTTTAGAAATGATATGCAGGGTACAACAGCATCCTTACCCTTTTGTTATAGCCTCCCCGTGCATCGTTAGCTGTGCTAGTagcacggcagcagcagctgcagcagctggcgTAGGTTCAAAATGCTGGCACTAATGCGATTATGAGCATTTGCACGTGGTGGAAAATGTTGCTGCAGCCTGCCAGCTGCCGACGGTGATGCTGGGACGAAACCATGCTCGAACGGATCAAAGCGTTCGCCTGCTCGTTGAACCGTTGCAAGGGTTCCGGTTTCGCGTGAGAAACCAATCAACTGGAACAGTGGCCACCGAATGCAAGCGTACATCACGGCCTGCTTTTCAGTGCAAAGTAGTGGAAGCCTCCCACGGTGCACGATTGCTTAACACAGATACTTCCAGTGAAACGTACAGGCAATGCAGTAGTCTCAAAATCTCTTTTGTCATTACAGCACGTCCTAGAGCTTGTGATGAATATTCGAGAATTGTCTTTTTGTACTGTACCTGCCTGCTTCCCCTTTCCAAGAAGTTACCAACCAAGCAACGAATCTTATTTTCCGCAAAACTCAATAACCCACACGTACTCTCTCGTGAATTTCGGAATGAATACATAACTTCAGCGAAACAAACAGGCCCAGTACGTTTGTTGGTTGATTGACAGGCAATAACAAAGTAATGAATTATCCATACAGAGGTCAATTTATTCTATAGAATTCCCCCAGCTCATTGACTAATGACTTTCtgcaagagaaaacaaaactttagCACGGTAGCAATGAATGTTGCATGAAGCTTAACCGTCAGCGCTTGTTAGGTCGCAAAAATATGACAGGTTTTGTCGTCTTATCGGTCGTCCGTCGCTTGTCAGAGGCTTGACGGTGATTTGACAGTCTTCGTAATGATGTACAGTGCTGTGGTGCTATTGTATGTCACTCAGCATTGGTTGTTGGTTTAGTTGCTCTTTAATGAATGTATTCCTTCACCAATACACCACGAAGTGCGATGCAAGATAGCATCAattgaccccccccccccaacagCCCTGCCACCCCGAGTAAAGCTGAAGAATGCGGTCCTAGCATATTGGAAATCGAATGTCATTAGTTCGCTTGCAGTTTTGATCGCTGTATACTTGATTTGCAACTCGCACCACCCACTCTCTGGTTGCACTTTGTATGCTAACGAGCGGTGCGTGGTAAGCGTGGTTGCCTGGCAGCAAGAAACCGGCTGCATCTTGCTCGTCAGTGGACTGGAAAGGGCAATTAATTTGCTTACATCATAGTGGTTTTCCGTCAAGTGTGCTCATGTAAGCGATCGAACGAACGAGAACCGATGGTAAGAGATGGGCACGATTGGGATGGGGtaaaattgattgattaattaatGTTTGCAGCATATGCTGCAGGGTACGGTAAGTTGTTCCATTCAAGTATTTAAAGCATCAATTTGGAATGGTTTGCACGGGAGCTAAAGCATCCCATTATCGTCTAGCGTACTGACATAACAACGTTAGCCAAGAAGATCAACGTTACAACACTCGTAACACGCAACtgtgtttcatgttttattatttaaaacagtAAAATCATCGCAAAATCCTTTCACTTTGCCATGCTAATTTGTGTTGCGTTTCGGTCGTCCATCCGTAACAACTGTATCCAAACCCTTCTCGCTGATTGGCCTCGTGCCAGTTCACTCTCCAGCTCCGGACAATCAGAGTGCTTCGGTTCGCAGGTTTTTCCGATTTTTAAGGACACCTGTCAGACCCATGTCACCGCCGACAGCAGCCACCGACACCGACGGCCAACTCTGTCGCACTATTAATGAGCCAACGAAGTGGTTGGTGTCGGCACAATGACCTTACCAACTGGGAGGAACAGACATAAAACAAGCGCGGTAATGGTACGGTGTGTCAATTTATAAACTTTTGCACAACTTCGTTACAGGCTTCCTGTTTCTGTTGAGCGTTTGCGTTTCGTTAGCTGTTTCTATGGATTATTTGGTACATTTGCAGTTATTCTGATTTCTGTCTATACCTTAGAAGGAAAAAGTCTATTCCACGTATAACAATATGCGCATATTCAAAGCCTTTAATAATCATCAAAAGAAGCTCTTTTCCCATTACACTTTCATTCGAGGTTCTTTCTACATCAACGACTCTTATGCATCTACTTCATCCACCTCGAACGAAATGGAATGTTTTAATTGATCTCATTAATTATGTTTCACATGTTTCACGATAAAAGAAGCTACCAATCGAGCTCGTATCAATGGCAAAGAAGCCTCACAAGCCTATTCTAATTGCATGCTTTTCCTGGAACTCAGAACCTCTTTCTGGGTTGTGCTagtttgtatgtgtatgtgtgtgtgtgtgtgtgtgtgtgtaggaagGAAATTGTATCGCAAGGAAATGATAGTTTTCCACCCCACAGAGCATCACAATATCGATCCCGGAGTGGCTGCTGCTGACACCACTCGGTGTATTGAGATGCACTTATCTTGAGCGTTCTTACACGGTTGAGTGACGTTAAGCAAGCGCTTAGCAGTGGGTAGGAATGACCGTTCAGAACATTTCGTTACTGTCATCTACATCCAGTGCTGCCAATAATTTCATGTATTTGGGCAATGTGTTCAACAGAGTGTAACCAGCTAGCAAAGTGAAGTAGAAAATAACACAAAGCTCATTGCAGAAACCTTATTAAACCTTTAATAAGGTGTACgaaaaacagacaaaacagTGATGTAACTTCCTAAGCTTCCAAAGAGCTCTTGAATTGTACTGCTTCATTATGAAGTGAGCCTTCCCTCCCTTCCACTTCCAACTAATGTACCATCCGTGCTGTAGTTCCTCTTAATCCTTATTATTAATTCCGTGCAACGAGCTGCCGTTTAAATgatttctctctcgctctttctcttccaGCGAGCTCCACTTCTTCCAGGAATGCGGAAACTCAACCACCGAGCGAAAGGAGGATGAATTTTGATCAAGATTTAACCGATCGCACACAAAGGCGCAACGGCGCGGCACCCGTCAAAGGTGTGCaagagaggaggaagaaagtTCACAATCATCTTCATCTTCAGCCACACTGGCTGGAGGGCATTCAATTTTTGAGACTTGCGATTGAATGCGGGAAGTGGTAGATGGTGGTAAAGGTGGTGTGTTAGGTTAAGGGGGTGAAAAGTTTAGCTTAATTGAAGTGCAAACCCCACAACGAATCTCGTCTCCGGGAATTCATGGTATCGGGTTTCGGGTTGCTCTTTCGATTTAGCAAACGAGATGATGCTAGCATTTAACCCTGTTGTTTGGGCGAACCTTGTACCATTCCAGGGTGCTGGTAGTGTTGACACGGAACCGAACTTTTGTGACTGATTGACCGTGGTGCTTTTGGTTCAATGCAGAAACTTAAAGACAAACAAattgaactgtttttttttttattctgtaaTACGGTTCGTTTCATTTTGGTGAACGTGAAACCAGCCACAGCTTGGATACAAAAGCGCTAAACAATGGCACAGCACTTCCTGGCCGTACGGAAAGCTTAAGGGCCATGAATAAACTGAACgaaaataattcattcaaaTCTTACGAAACGTGACACCGGTTTGCAACGGTAGCTGATCCtacattattcaaaataattcaACCGCTCGATGAAATCCAGTAACGCGCGAGTCTGGAGTCTTTCCGTGGTTTCCATCGCTCATAAATTTACATCCCACTGGCTTCGCTGTGCTGCATGCGACATTTACATCCTAACCAAAGTGATAACTGTTTGGAAGAGTTTCGCGTTCGGTAAAAAGGATGGTTGGCAATGGCGAATGGTAAGGAAAGCACACTCTTCACCTCCATCAAGAAGGCACGCCTGCCTACGGCAGACTTGCCGTTGACGGAGGCATTTTAATCGATGCTTCCCTGTCCCTGTGGATGAGAGCCCAAGCGCGGGAAATACTGTGTCTGGCGTGTTTTTGGTGGGGCTGTAAGAGCATTTAATCTAGCGCTTTGCATGCTGCAACGTAATCATGATCCAAGCGCGTTATGTACGCGCTTCACGTACCTTGCGAGCATTTTAGTCATGGCACCGTTTGTTTGGTTCGTGCTCGTTGGCACTTTTATTCGCTCACATTTTATCACCGACGCGAGCAAACACTTGTACCGGCCCGGTTGAAAAGTCATTGAATTAGAGTTGCCCGCTGTAGGGTGCTTTCGTTTCACATTTTGTCATTCCTGTACGATGCTTCATAGTCAACAGGGTGTAATTAATATTCGCGCGGAGAGCTTTTGCTAGGTCATTCGCGAAATACATTCCACTTCATGATACAGAAAGGAGTTTTTTggtattaaaattttataccTACATACTTGGAATTGAGTTATACATATTGCACCAATGaaaagcgattttttttttgttgggataAGATGTGTATAAGAATACTCAAACACATGTAGCCGGTGAGTGCAcatggtgtgtttgtgaacaCATACTGTAAATCACGATTTAAAAATCCCTGCCATAGCGCCACGAGACCTATTACCTGTCACCGGATAGAGCCTGAAACAGGAAGACAGGAATTGTCCATAGTGGCATTCCTCTGGGAGCATAccaacacacagacagagCATCCAGCATGCAGAGTAGAAATAGTAGAGGTCGAACAGGTTCGGCTCAAGTTAAACTAGCAGACCGTGGTGTAAACAGAACATTCGATCGTACAAGATACCAATGGTTTCGTATATCGTGTGTTTGAGTTGTCGGTGCATTTCGGGTCGGCTTGTCGGCTCGTAGGTTGGTGTGGTCGTTGCCGTTTTTGTCGGCTTAGAATGGATTGAGAAGCAAGTGTAGGCTACACATGCGATGGTCATCATGAATAATTTATGGTACCAACAGTTTAAGAAAAACTTACCAAGGATGGTTAGAGTGTGGTCTGTTTCTTTCCATCTTGCAACTGAATCGACAGTTTCAATTGCTGTACGAGAAGTATTTGATAAGGAAATGTAAAAGCTAAAAGTGTAATATTATTTCAAAATCTCGACGaggaatattttattttgtgatTGTAAACAAAATCAGGGAGTTTTTAAAGGCAAATAAGATGTATAGAAATAAGTATATGCTCACGTTATAATATTTTTGTCATTCAATCAAAGCTTTTGTAAAATCCGGCAAATTTGACCTCTGACACGACCAGTGTCAAATTACACAAACGGATTATGACCATAATCATGTCAACTGTGCGATCGTATGAAGTGTCACAATAAAGAAACATTCTGCTTTGGATCGTTGCTTTGGCAACGTCTTCAGCGTTTCGCTTTAAGTCTTCAGCCTTCAGTTCTTCAGTCTTCGGTCTTCTGCATTCTGTCAATTAATTGTTGTAAAATCAGTGCTCATTACACTTTGTTTACTCAAATCatttgtttacgtttgtttCTCTTTGTGATGACTTTTCAGTTTTAAATTTACCATCATTTTAAGCTGGTTTTCAAACACCACATAACATACACTACTACAATCTTATTCTGGGATTGTTGTAGTCATGTTCCAGATTGAATCCTTCCAGAGCATTTTCAAACAATTCCTCACTCGTTGTGTTTTCCATCATCTCTCTTGCCCTTCTTATTTCTGCCATGTCCTCTTCGCTATAGTATCTTAATCTTATCTCACTGTCatacaaatctaacacttcttGTCTATATGCTTCAAAAATTGCTAGATTTTCAGCTGTGGGACCTGCCAAAAAATCTACTGTAGAcaatttcaaaatccatccATACTGCAGTTTATCAATTCTCCCACCAATCCTGTGGAACACGTTGAACACCCTCGGAATTCTTTGCGTGTGCCCTGCATGTCTGCACAATATTCTATACAACTCGGGATAATGTTCGCGTAACATCTCAAAATTATCCCTAAACCGTAGCACGTGAGCTCTTTGCAGTTGGCTATCAGAGGTCGATAGCCGTATATACCCATCCCTGATTGTGCTGGCCCCGTCTTCAATAAGATCTCTAACGTTGTGGCCAGACATTCTGGCAGCTCGCCTAATTTCTCCAGCAAATCGTACGGTATGTACCGCTGTTCGTGAGTGCAAGTGAGAAGCTCCAGTGTGTGGTTCCGTTTCATCCGATGTTTCATCCTGACAGTTGCGCGTAGTTTTCAAGTTTCTTCGTCGTCTGGGATCATCTCCATTATCGCCAGCGTTTCTTGCAGTTccagtttgttttgattccgtttgtttgttggtttttgtattttgttgtgACTGTTTATTTCCATTGTTTTCCTTATGGTTTGTACTAGTTTCGTTAGATCTAGTGTTTGAATTATTTCCTTTCTGTTGCTGGCCTATGATGGGGGGCAATGATATAGTATATCTATTCAAAATAATTTCGGCAGTTAtttctgctgttttttccACAACTTCAGCAGTTACTTCTGCTGCTTTAACCACCATTTCGCCAGTTTTAACAGCTACTTCTGTAGCTTTTTCAACTAAGTCAGCAAACGCCTCATTAACTACTGGAGCAGCTTTTTCAATAACGGGCGCAGCCGCCAGAAAAACGGCTGAAGCAACTGCGGTCTCCACCAAAGTTGGAACAGTGGAAGCCGCTACCGCTGTCAAAACCAATGTAGCCATTGCAATTCTTTATTGCACAATGGCAACAGTTGTGACGACGAGGTAAAAGACCGCTTTGGGTAactaaaagtaaacaaacattggTATAGTGAGTATATAGAACAAGTAACAAATAAGAGACCGTCATGGGAACGATACAACAGCtcaaaaataaagaataaaacaGTACTATCATATTCATTCTTATCATTATAAAGTTGCTGCAGACCTGACCCGGTTGCATGAAATGTGACAATGTTATACATCTGACCTCTCTGACATCAGCTAGCTAGTGAGTGCGAGTGAAGAGGGCATATCACGTTTATCAGTTGATTGACATCACTGCAGTCACTGCTTCCCTTTCCCTTGCCGTAACGTTCTACTAGGCGTAAGCGCAAATTTCTTCGAATTGGTCCCGGAAACAGCCACAGATAAGATATAAATACCCGTCCGGTCTATCGATGCACAATCGGTACATACTAGCGGATAAAGCTAACAACCTTAAACTCCAAATTCTTGTTATTGGACTGCAACTGATTGTtattgacaaaaaaaatctgaattttttttaactacaACACTAACAATACATGCCATTGCAAAAcgcacaaagaaaacaaattgtgTTGAGGTATAACAAGTGGCGAATCTACCGTCGAACACCGTAACCGAATACTTCCTCTCATTTTTGTCTCTGTTTTTCACTCCCTCTCGATATGCCGCTAGCAGACTAATGTCAACATTTTCGTCACACCACTCCTGAAGGGTCTTCGAAATTATATCACAACCAAATTCTCAAATCACTTACACAGTAATCGTTCGCACACTTTCCTAAACGTTTTTAGCAAACAAGCTCACCTGCGTGGTTGCGTGATCTACTATCAATACAGCTTCGACTCTCTTCTAATTGCGAGCTTCTAGCCGCATTCAATTTACTTGAGCGTATGGTATTGCTTTCAACGCTTCCTGactatttatatgtttttacCTGTATTGCAGATGATTCATACACACTGCATTGATTAAAACTGAGAGAGtttgagagagtgagagaataCGCGAGTATGAGAGAACGTGCATTACTTACATTTGCTCATAAGCCAACCAGGTGTGTAAGGCTTTCAATATCCATTACTGATATGGCGCTAATCATGATGGGCATTTTATGGATTCTGCGTAGCTTGTTCGCGACTTCTGAGAAGAAGGCTATCTAGATTCTACAAGTAAGTAAATGGTCAATGCATGGTGTCTTTGTGGTAGCCTGTTGCGCAGaggcggattaagggtatcggAGGCCCTAGGCGAGGTAAGACgcgttgaggccccctgtaaatGATAAATGGTGTTttagagggggggggggattagAACTGGAACTGAACTTGTTGTAGGGAGATGGAACACTAAACTTGAAATGCAGTCGGGGGCCATAATAATCAATCACTggttctaattttttttttgccagcgggggaaggggagggggtggcAATTGATTCGCcagcgatctacggggcccctaaatcgacgaggccccaggcgaccgcctagtccgcctaccgttagatccgccgctccTGTTACGAGATTCTCTTGTTCTCATGTGCTCGCGAACGGTCTTTTACTTATTACGATGcagataaatgccagtgtGCGCTCAACAAGACAACAAGAAGGGTGCTTTCGTGTTTATTTGCAAGAAATTTGTACGAACGTTTGCTTATTGTCGATTTTTTTGCCGATGCATAGATTTTATTGCATTAGTTAATTATCGATTTTTATTCGTTTCAATGTATTCGATCGTTCCAGTTGCTATGTATCGCTTTGCCACGAGGTTGACACTTACCACTATATTGATGTATAATATCCTTTCAATTATTTGCAAATGTATGTGATacgatttttattcatttcacaAATAAGTAATTatgaattaataaatttaaaatttatttacgtTCAAATGATACATAAAGCGTTTATCAAATACAGAGCGCATGCGAGTAAAATGCATACCTAAACTTTATAAATCTATACTAGTTTTGAAATATAGTGTACAACTAGTTTTCGATCATTATTTTGAATTACAAAACTGGCGCACTATGCTCGATAAAATACGGTAACAAAAATACATGTTTATTATACAATAACCTGATAACTCAGTTTGTCCTAACCAATCAAGACTAACAAGGATGGCATCTCCAGAACGACGAATGTCTATGAGTGAACAAATCAGCATTGTGCTGTCAAACCCAATAATGACTAAAGCTTGGTGACAGCAGCTATAACAGTTGATAATCCATCTCGATACACCTCGACATAAGGTTTCGCGTATAACACTGGAAGCACAAACGTTGGTCCTGACTGTTGCATGTGAACGATTTTGCTTCTGTAGTTCAGGGACTCTAACAGAGATTTAATTTGAACAATTATGCACTCTTAGCGACATTCGAAAGACAGATGCTCCGCAGATTCTGTACCACTGTACTCGGGGAATGACAGTTGGGAAGACACTTCAGTTACAAATCAGTAGAAGGTTTGTTTGGCGATCTCTCTGTAATGCTCAATTGACTTCTACGAGCTGTCCATGACATACGTATGGCACTAACTGACGCTACCCGTAAAGTGCTTTTAGATCACGTGCAAGGACAGAGAAGGCGTGATAAACACAAACGAAGGTGCCAATGCGCCGTAGATGCATCCGCCATCAAAGCAAGCATAATTTGTTACGCCAGACGAAGGCGCGTGATCTTCTGCACCAGGTCAAGATCACGTCATCCTTCATTTTAAAAGCATTGTGTGAATCTGtaaacagaaaaataaaactgtagTTACAGTAATGAAATTTAAGTTACAAATTTATACCTCGAAATTCGTTTTTGCAACTATGTACCTCTATTCAATGCACTTGCTTGATCATGATCGGGTTGTGTTTTCTAACGATTCGTCATTCCTTCGATACATTACATTCCATATTTCCAAAGATCAACGTGCTGGGCAATAAGAGAAATGAAAAACTGATTAATAATGTAAATGTTTTCATAGCCTAAACTGATTACACATCTAAATGATCGACGAATGGGTCATACCTTCTTTTCCGAAGCAACTTATTCCAACCATCTGTTCGAGCATTTCGTGTTCTTCGGTTTGTTATTTCAACCTGTACCTTCCATGAACTTTATACAGGATGCAATCATATAGAATGTGCATTTTAGAGAGCGTATTCTAAGAATCTTCCGCGTCAGGATCTAATTGCGTAGCGCAGCTGCATGTAGAGTAGCTGTATTGTTCCGATTTTCATGCTGTAATGTTTGATCCTTGATAGTCGTCAGCTGCAATACCTTCCTGTGTATAATTCTTACTCATCTTCTTAATTTCCCTAATATTCTCCCTTATCATCTTCTTATGTTTCTTAATATTATTCCCCTTCTTCTTCGCCTGCTCATATTTATCTTCCTATTCTTCatcttattttaaatattattcttcttctacgACAGTTAGACGTTGCTAACGTGAGGACGACGTGGATGGacggtcggaatcgattcccgACGATTCCGACGTGAAAACTTTTTCTATCGAATATACCACCGGTTCGCCCCTTATTAATCTATCATATATGTtagatttacattttttaagaTCAGCAGTAGGATCATACTTCTGAATTTTGTTATGAGCTTGTTCTATGTCACCCGATATATCAAGCCTTCGTTTTGTTCGACTGCTACCGCTTGTCgaatttgcattttgtttacTTCTTTTTCTATTGCTTTTATTAGCCTCCCTCTTCATTGTGCAACTCCGAACATCCTCACCAGCTCTGCTGAAAAAGTCTTTGACGTACTGGCGACTGTTGCCAGGTTGGGCAAAGTTGTAGCTGTGCACAAACTCCTTCAACAATTTCGGTTGAATATTGTCAATATCTCCTGCAATATTGCCAATCATGTTCGCTTCTTTGTACACATATTCCCTTCTTCCAAGACAATTCTGTAGCATTGCTAATGCTTGCAACTGTTCAGGCGTTGTAAAGTTCTCTTTCTTTACTCTCAACTTAACGCCATGCGCTCGATCAAATTTGCCTTCTCTCAAAGCATTAGGCAATTTATCAAATGAGTTACTGCCTCCGCTTTCAAACATTTCATCCCAAGCCATGCCTGAGATTTCCATCGCTGCCTGTAtcgttgctgctgcctctATAGTGTAAACCGTAACGCGATTGAAGATGTGATCTAGTGTGTTTCTTATTACGATGCATTTGGTTTTCCTAAATTTTTTGGTGGTTAAATTTTTCCCTCCAGAAAATGTTTCGGATTTGCGAGACAATGGAATTACAATGCTGTGCAAGTAtcttttgttgcttttaaATTTCTTCTCCAGCTCGTCGCTTTCGGGCGGCTCTTGCCACCGGCCCCCAATGCAATTGAACGCCTTGATTGGATACCGATGCCAACCCTGCCTAATGTGATGTTGTATGGAAGGATCTTTCCTAATAGTATCTGAAATCATCTTTCTGAAATCGCCAGGCTTTATATCTTTTAGCTCAGGTATTGCTTCGCACAATGCCGCATACATACAATTATTGCCGTCAACGTTTTGTTGGTTTTCAGAAAATGAGAAATGACCGCCGGTCAGCTGTAAGGTTACCTTTTTAGCGTTCGCCGCTCCGGGCTCTCCGGAAGCAAACGTTTGGCTTATGCCGTCCTCCGCCTGCACGTCAACTATAAGTGCGTCAGTTGGTATGTTTTTGGCTTTCAAAAACTTCTGTATCACTTTTGTACATGCATCTACACAGGTTAGATCCATCGGTACACCCTCCTGAATGATATCCGCAAACAGCGAAGGACTCTTTGTTTTGCACATGATTTTCTGCAAGTTTTCGTGATACTGATGTTCGTGCAGCTTTCGTTGCTCTTCCGGTAGCGCATCGTTTGccgctttttcttttttcacctTCTTTCTCAATCTCCTTTCGCGAATGTTGCGTGGCACTCGTTTGATATGCCTTCCCACGCGTGTTA
This genomic interval from Anopheles merus strain MAF chromosome 3L, AmerM5.1, whole genome shotgun sequence contains the following:
- the LOC121600402 gene encoding uncharacterized protein LOC121600402 translates to MATLVLTAVAASTVPTLVETAVASAVFLAAAPVIEKAAPVVNEAFADLVEKATEVAVKTGEMVVKAAEVTAEVVEKTAEITAEIILNRYTISLPPIIGQQQKGNNSNTRSNETSTNHKENNGNKQSQQNTKTNKQTESKQTGTARNAGDNGDDPRRRRNLKTTRNCQDETSDETEPHTGASHLHSRTAVHTVRFAGEIRRAARMSGHNVRDLIEDGASTIRDGYIRLSTSDSQLQRAHVLRFRDNFEMLREHYPELYRILCRHAGHTQRIPRVFNVFHRIGGRIDKLQYGWILKLSTVDFLAGPTAENLAIFEAYRQEVLDLYDSEIRLRYYSEEDMAEIRRAREMMENTTSEELFENALEGFNLEHDYNNPRIRL